One window from the genome of Micromonospora aurantiaca ATCC 27029 encodes:
- a CDS encoding aldehyde dehydrogenase family protein, whose product MALRLAEGTSWSDTLARAVAATPEAFGTGPDGTTTLHNLVQGDWRALGTPTAVRTPVDNTVLVNLARLDAETARAAVAHAADAHREWARTPLAERVARVTDALDALTAHRDLLALLLVWEIGKPWRLACADVDRALDGVRWYAQEIERMLADGREPLPGPVSNIASWNYPMSVLVHAELVQLLAGNAVIAKTPSQGGAVCLTVAHALMRRAGLPATLLSGSGEELSEVLVRAPEIGAVAFVGGRSNGGKVAAALLDCDKRHFIEQEGLNAWGIWNFSQWDSLAAHLRKGFEYGKQRCTAYPRFVVQRDLVDEFLDMYLPVVRSIRFGHPLAVGDDWSAGDPLPELDFGPLISGAKADELRRKVDEAVRGGAVPLHRGKLDGAPFLDGQDTSAYVAPAVLLAPPGRSRLMHAEPFGPVDTIVVVDTTDELLAQMNASNGALVASLACDDEELAGKLAVDLQAFKVGINKPRSRGDRDEPFGGRGASWKGAFVGGDLLVQAVTVGGDGRLYGNFPDYNSYPAT is encoded by the coding sequence ATGGCTCTACGACTCGCCGAGGGCACCTCCTGGTCCGACACCCTCGCCCGGGCGGTGGCCGCCACGCCCGAGGCGTTCGGCACCGGCCCCGACGGCACCACGACGCTGCACAACCTCGTCCAGGGCGATTGGCGCGCGCTCGGCACGCCCACCGCCGTACGGACCCCGGTGGACAACACGGTGCTGGTGAACCTCGCCCGGCTCGACGCCGAGACGGCCCGCGCCGCCGTCGCCCACGCCGCCGACGCGCACCGGGAGTGGGCACGGACCCCGCTGGCCGAGCGCGTCGCCCGGGTCACCGACGCCCTCGACGCGCTCACCGCACACCGCGACCTGCTCGCCCTGCTGCTGGTCTGGGAGATCGGCAAGCCGTGGCGCCTGGCCTGCGCCGACGTGGACCGCGCGCTGGACGGCGTGCGCTGGTACGCGCAGGAGATCGAGCGGATGCTCGCCGACGGGCGGGAGCCGCTGCCCGGCCCGGTCAGCAACATCGCCTCCTGGAACTACCCGATGAGCGTGCTCGTGCACGCCGAGCTGGTGCAGCTGCTCGCCGGCAACGCGGTGATCGCCAAGACCCCGTCGCAGGGCGGCGCGGTCTGCCTCACCGTCGCGCACGCGCTGATGCGCCGCGCCGGGCTGCCCGCCACGCTGCTGTCCGGCAGCGGCGAGGAACTGTCCGAGGTGCTCGTCCGCGCACCGGAGATCGGCGCGGTGGCGTTCGTCGGCGGGCGCTCCAACGGCGGCAAGGTCGCCGCCGCGCTGCTCGACTGCGACAAGCGGCACTTCATCGAGCAGGAGGGCCTCAACGCCTGGGGCATCTGGAACTTCTCCCAGTGGGACTCGCTCGCCGCCCACCTGCGCAAGGGCTTCGAGTACGGCAAGCAGCGCTGCACCGCGTACCCCCGGTTCGTGGTCCAGCGCGACCTGGTCGACGAGTTCCTCGACATGTACCTGCCTGTGGTCCGCTCGATCCGGTTCGGGCACCCGCTCGCCGTCGGCGACGACTGGTCGGCCGGCGACCCGCTGCCCGAGCTGGACTTCGGGCCGCTGATCAGCGGGGCGAAGGCCGACGAGCTGCGGCGCAAGGTCGACGAGGCGGTACGCGGCGGCGCCGTGCCGCTGCACCGCGGCAAGCTCGACGGCGCACCGTTCCTGGACGGGCAGGACACGTCCGCGTACGTCGCACCGGCCGTGCTGCTGGCCCCGCCCGGCCGGTCCCGCCTCATGCACGCCGAGCCGTTCGGCCCGGTCGACACCATCGTCGTGGTGGACACCACCGACGAGCTGCTGGCCCAGATGAACGCCTCCAACGGCGCGCTCGTCGCGTCGCTCGCCTGCGACGACGAGGAGCTCGCCGGCAAGCTGGCGGTGGACCTCCAGGCGTTCAAGGTGGGCATCAACAAGCCGCGGTCCCGGGGCGACCGGGACGAGCCGTTCGGCGGCCGGGGCGCGTCCTGGAAGGGCGCGTTCGTCGGCGGCGACCTGCTCGTGCAGGCGGTCACAGTCGGTGGTGACGGCCGGCTCTACGGCAACTTCCCCGACTACAACAGCTACCCGGCCACCTGA
- a CDS encoding glycoside hydrolase family 9 protein → MPRPIPPPGGRSRLRRLFAAGAALAVGLATAVAAPPPASASAAQAAPAFNYAEALQKSLFFYEAQQSGRKPSWNRVSWRGDSALTDGADVGVDLTGGWYDAGDHVKFGFPMAFSATMLAWGAVEYRDGYVASGQLTHLLNNLRFVNDYFVKAHPAANVLYGQVGKGDDDHKWWGPAEVMPMARPAYKIDASCGGADLAGETAAAMAASSMVFRPTDAAYADKLLGHAKQLYTFADTVRKNYHECITDATSFYKSWSGYQDELVWGAIWLYRATGDATYLAKAESEYDKLGTEPQSTTRSYKWTIAWDNKQFGAYVLLANLTGKQKYVDDANRWLDYWTVGVNGQRVPYSPGGMAVLDSWGALRYASNTAFAALVYSDRTTDTTRKARYHDFAVRQINYALGDNPRNSSYQIGFGTNSPRNPHHRTAHGSWWDSQTVPTETRHVLYGALVGGPSSANDAYTDSRSDYVMNEVATDYNAGFTSALARLTNEYGGSPRAGFPSAETPDMDELTVETTVMQAEPRATGLKAIIYNKSAFPARALTTGKFRYFFRPDGTGPVTVTPGYTQGCPSPSTAKQFSGDVWYVEVDCTGYTIAPAGQSQHRMEVQFKIGVPEGGTWDPANDPSYQATAGPNRKVPLYSGGVRVWGEEPGPVTPDTTAPTVPGTPVASAVTSSGLTLTWAASTDTGGSGLAGYEITQSQTGSDALVLRTATTNTLAVTGLLPERTYQFTVRALDGAGNRSASSAAVSVTTPAGPAPDTTPPTAPGTPTASAVGPTGLTLTWGPSTDAVGVTGYRVYRGGNVLVGSATGTTLAVTGLTASTTYTFTVVAVDAAGNVSPASPGVTVTTTAPPAGGSCAVTWTANTWDTGFTANITVANTGTTAINGWTLAFTFGNSGQKVGQAWSANVTQTGTAVTASNLSYNGTLAPGASTSFGFNGTHTGANPRPTAFTLNGSACTVS, encoded by the coding sequence ATGCCCCGTCCGATTCCGCCGCCGGGAGGCCGGTCCCGGCTCCGCCGGCTGTTCGCCGCCGGTGCCGCGCTGGCCGTCGGCCTGGCCACGGCCGTCGCCGCCCCGCCACCCGCGTCCGCCTCCGCCGCACAGGCCGCGCCCGCGTTCAACTACGCCGAGGCGTTGCAGAAGTCGCTGTTCTTCTACGAGGCGCAGCAGTCGGGCCGCAAGCCCTCCTGGAACCGGGTCTCCTGGCGCGGCGACTCGGCGCTCACCGACGGCGCCGACGTCGGCGTCGACCTCACCGGCGGCTGGTACGACGCCGGCGACCACGTGAAGTTCGGCTTCCCGATGGCGTTCAGCGCCACCATGCTGGCGTGGGGCGCGGTCGAGTACCGCGACGGGTACGTCGCCTCCGGCCAGCTCACCCACCTGCTGAACAACCTGCGCTTCGTCAACGACTACTTCGTCAAGGCGCACCCCGCCGCGAACGTCCTCTACGGACAGGTCGGCAAGGGCGACGACGACCACAAGTGGTGGGGTCCGGCCGAGGTGATGCCGATGGCGCGGCCCGCGTACAAGATCGACGCGAGCTGTGGCGGCGCGGACCTGGCGGGGGAGACGGCGGCCGCGATGGCCGCCTCGTCCATGGTGTTCCGGCCCACCGACGCGGCCTACGCGGACAAGCTGCTCGGCCACGCCAAGCAGCTCTACACGTTCGCCGACACCGTGCGGAAGAACTACCACGAGTGCATCACCGACGCGACGAGCTTCTACAAGTCGTGGAGCGGCTACCAGGACGAACTGGTGTGGGGCGCGATCTGGCTGTACCGGGCCACCGGCGACGCCACCTACCTGGCCAAGGCCGAGAGCGAGTACGACAAGCTCGGCACCGAGCCGCAGTCCACCACCCGCTCCTACAAATGGACCATCGCCTGGGACAACAAGCAGTTCGGCGCGTACGTGCTGCTGGCGAACCTCACCGGCAAGCAGAAGTACGTCGACGACGCCAACCGGTGGCTGGACTACTGGACGGTGGGCGTCAACGGCCAGCGGGTGCCGTACTCGCCGGGCGGGATGGCGGTGCTCGACTCGTGGGGCGCGCTGCGGTACGCCTCCAACACCGCGTTCGCCGCGCTCGTCTACAGCGACAGGACCACGGACACCACCCGTAAGGCGCGCTACCACGACTTCGCGGTCCGGCAGATCAACTACGCGCTCGGCGACAACCCGCGCAACTCCAGCTACCAGATCGGCTTCGGCACCAACTCGCCGCGCAACCCGCACCACCGCACCGCGCACGGCTCCTGGTGGGACAGCCAGACCGTGCCCACCGAGACCCGGCACGTGCTCTACGGCGCGCTGGTCGGCGGCCCGTCCTCGGCCAACGACGCGTACACCGACAGCCGGTCGGACTACGTGATGAACGAGGTCGCCACCGACTACAACGCCGGCTTCACCTCCGCGCTGGCCCGGCTCACGAACGAGTACGGCGGCAGCCCGCGCGCCGGTTTCCCGTCCGCCGAGACGCCCGACATGGACGAGCTGACAGTGGAGACCACTGTGATGCAGGCCGAGCCGCGCGCCACCGGGCTCAAGGCGATCATCTACAACAAGTCGGCGTTCCCGGCCCGGGCGCTGACGACCGGAAAGTTCCGGTACTTCTTCCGGCCCGACGGCACCGGACCGGTCACCGTCACGCCCGGCTACACCCAGGGCTGCCCGTCGCCGTCGACGGCGAAGCAGTTCTCCGGTGACGTCTGGTACGTCGAGGTCGACTGCACCGGCTACACCATCGCGCCGGCCGGGCAGTCGCAGCACCGGATGGAGGTCCAGTTCAAGATCGGGGTGCCGGAGGGCGGCACCTGGGATCCGGCGAACGACCCTTCCTACCAGGCCACCGCCGGGCCGAACCGGAAGGTGCCGCTCTACTCCGGCGGCGTCCGCGTCTGGGGCGAGGAGCCCGGCCCGGTCACCCCTGACACCACCGCGCCCACAGTGCCCGGCACGCCCGTCGCGTCCGCCGTCACGTCGAGCGGGCTCACGCTGACCTGGGCCGCGTCCACCGACACCGGCGGCAGCGGCCTGGCCGGGTACGAGATCACCCAGTCGCAGACCGGCAGCGACGCGCTGGTGCTGCGCACCGCCACCACAAACACGCTCGCGGTGACCGGGCTGCTGCCGGAGCGGACGTACCAGTTCACAGTGCGGGCGCTCGACGGCGCCGGCAACCGGTCCGCGTCGTCGGCGGCGGTCAGCGTCACCACGCCGGCCGGCCCGGCGCCGGACACCACACCACCGACCGCGCCCGGCACGCCCACCGCCTCCGCGGTCGGCCCGACCGGCCTGACGCTGACCTGGGGCCCGTCCACCGACGCGGTGGGCGTCACCGGGTACCGCGTCTACCGCGGCGGGAACGTCCTGGTCGGCTCCGCCACCGGCACCACCCTGGCGGTGACCGGGCTGACCGCCTCCACCACGTACACGTTCACAGTGGTGGCGGTGGACGCGGCCGGCAACGTCTCGCCCGCGTCGCCCGGCGTCACGGTGACCACCACGGCCCCGCCCGCCGGCGGCTCCTGCGCGGTGACCTGGACGGCGAACACCTGGGACACCGGGTTCACCGCGAACATCACTGTCGCCAACACCGGCACCACGGCGATCAACGGCTGGACGCTGGCGTTCACGTTCGGCAACAGCGGCCAGAAGGTCGGGCAGGCATGGTCGGCGAACGTGACGCAGACCGGCACGGCGGTGACCGCGTCGAACCTGTCCTACAACGGGACGCTGGCGCCGGGCGCGTCGACGAGCTTCGGCTTCAACGGCACCCACACCGGCGCCAACCCGAGGCCCACCGCGTTCACGCTGAACGGCTCCGCCTGCACCGTCTCCTGA